One genomic segment of Culturomica massiliensis includes these proteins:
- a CDS encoding M60 family metallopeptidase, protein MKQFLFIIFALALFACKDDKVDKEPYFEIKWTSDTVRFNTGGGNTVIPVSTNQDIELEYTAEWFTATWNAKQNNIYITTETNKNSDPNTDQLIIHAGTFQKTLRIIQLGQTPALIPEQTSYRVSEDTSTLYIPVTANVPFTTEITFEDNEEEEWLTSIERRDTLTNGNIRLAFHVTAYTALTPREAIITLNGEKNQNAVITVTQSALDSVYSPSDPEDIGSDLKITVNAGKASSFQPGEEIERSFDGNTSTLYHSAYDNSKPNYFPIDLEYFFTDAEQIDYLIYYPRSDGSKNGPIKEFRLYIKTEGDTDYKPYQGTFDFNGKGSPSRITFTEPLIHPRAIKFQVLSGDGDGNGFVSCAEMEFYRKNPNNSITDIFTDASCSELKAGVTYEQICTMENEFYRNIAKYMFAGEYPKEFRIASYKPYPYPSQDEDLKTNTFTLLDNPTGISVKSGEELVVLVGDTHGSDLSVRVIDWNNGYGSSSDYMLTEGANKLKMNKSGLVYLMYHNNGTQPVNVHFATGKVNGFFDATRHSDTDYRTLINNAQDKHFDVLGKYTHMCFPVSKFRSACPEKGQRLVELYDSLVLLEHQLLGLYKYNRIQKNRISFVVDYEESTYMYATNFRTAYAPGTLDEILNPAKFRSTAIWGPAHEVGHVHQTGIGMKWIGMTEVTNNIMSLHVQTTFGNRSRQIEDDRYATGFRTLLCHDYPFCTSDGDGGNDVFVQLIPFWQLQLYNAKVLGKSGFYPDMYEQVRIDEAAITPTDGEAQINFVKMACQKSGYNLLKFFERWGFLTPVDKTIDDYAQRQLTVTPEMIDRVKAEIEAMNLKTPLAIEYLRDDNIALYKNPQPVKTGTASLNGSTITLTGWSNIVAYEIYNTSTNGDRYLDQILLPSGQLKLNLINDKTEVYAIAADGKQTAVSW, encoded by the coding sequence ATGAAGCAATTTCTATTCATCATTTTCGCACTCGCTCTATTTGCCTGTAAAGACGATAAAGTAGACAAAGAACCTTATTTCGAAATAAAATGGACCTCCGATACGGTCAGATTCAATACCGGAGGAGGTAACACCGTTATTCCGGTATCTACCAATCAGGATATAGAACTGGAATATACGGCCGAATGGTTTACCGCAACCTGGAATGCCAAACAAAACAACATTTATATCACAACCGAAACGAATAAAAACAGTGATCCGAACACAGACCAACTGATCATACATGCCGGAACCTTTCAAAAAACATTACGGATTATCCAATTGGGACAGACTCCGGCCTTAATCCCGGAACAAACTTCCTACCGCGTTTCGGAAGATACGTCGACACTTTACATACCCGTAACGGCCAATGTACCTTTCACCACAGAGATCACATTCGAAGATAACGAGGAAGAAGAATGGCTGACTTCCATCGAACGCCGGGATACTCTTACAAACGGAAACATCCGTTTGGCTTTCCACGTTACGGCCTATACAGCCCTGACACCCCGGGAGGCCATTATAACCCTCAATGGAGAAAAAAACCAGAATGCGGTTATCACTGTGACACAATCCGCTTTAGACAGCGTATATTCTCCCTCTGATCCGGAAGACATCGGATCGGATCTAAAAATAACGGTCAACGCGGGAAAAGCTTCCAGCTTCCAACCCGGAGAAGAAATAGAACGAAGCTTCGACGGCAACACATCAACCCTCTACCATTCGGCTTATGACAACTCAAAACCAAACTATTTCCCAATCGATTTGGAGTATTTCTTCACCGACGCAGAACAAATAGATTACCTGATTTATTACCCGCGCAGCGACGGCAGTAAAAACGGTCCGATAAAAGAATTCCGGCTTTACATTAAAACCGAAGGAGACACAGACTATAAACCTTATCAGGGGACATTCGATTTTAACGGTAAAGGTTCACCGAGCCGCATTACGTTCACCGAGCCGCTTATCCATCCCCGGGCTATCAAATTTCAAGTATTATCGGGAGACGGCGACGGTAACGGATTCGTATCCTGTGCCGAAATGGAGTTTTATCGAAAAAATCCGAACAATTCCATTACCGATATTTTCACCGACGCTTCCTGCTCGGAGTTGAAAGCCGGAGTTACTTATGAACAAATTTGTACGATGGAAAACGAATTCTACCGGAACATTGCCAAATATATGTTTGCCGGAGAATACCCGAAAGAATTCCGTATCGCCAGCTATAAACCTTATCCCTATCCCAGCCAGGATGAAGATTTAAAAACCAATACATTTACCTTACTCGATAATCCGACGGGAATCTCGGTCAAATCCGGTGAAGAACTGGTCGTCCTGGTCGGAGACACCCACGGCAGCGATCTTTCCGTCCGGGTAATCGACTGGAACAACGGATACGGATCGAGTTCCGACTACATGCTTACCGAAGGAGCCAACAAACTGAAAATGAATAAAAGCGGATTGGTATATTTGATGTATCACAACAACGGTACCCAACCGGTAAACGTGCACTTCGCTACCGGTAAAGTAAACGGTTTCTTCGATGCCACCCGCCATTCCGACACAGATTACAGAACACTGATAAACAATGCGCAGGACAAACATTTTGACGTTTTGGGTAAATACACCCACATGTGTTTTCCGGTAAGCAAATTCCGCTCGGCCTGTCCTGAAAAAGGACAACGTCTGGTTGAACTTTACGATTCGCTCGTACTATTAGAACATCAATTACTCGGATTATACAAATACAACCGGATACAAAAAAACCGCATTTCTTTCGTCGTCGACTATGAGGAAAGTACTTATATGTATGCTACAAATTTCCGGACAGCCTATGCACCGGGAACTCTCGACGAAATTTTGAATCCTGCGAAATTCAGAAGTACGGCCATCTGGGGACCGGCCCATGAAGTAGGCCACGTACATCAAACCGGTATCGGGATGAAATGGATCGGCATGACGGAAGTGACAAACAACATCATGTCCCTGCACGTACAAACGACATTCGGCAACAGGTCCCGGCAGATTGAAGACGACCGGTATGCAACCGGTTTCAGAACCCTGTTATGCCACGATTATCCTTTCTGTACATCTGACGGTGACGGAGGAAACGACGTATTCGTACAATTGATCCCATTCTGGCAATTGCAATTATACAATGCAAAGGTATTAGGAAAAAGCGGATTTTATCCCGACATGTACGAACAGGTACGGATAGACGAAGCCGCAATTACACCGACAGACGGTGAAGCTCAAATTAACTTCGTCAAAATGGCTTGCCAAAAATCGGGATACAACCTATTGAAATTTTTTGAGCGTTGGGGCTTTCTGACACCGGTCGATAAAACCATCGACGACTATGCGCAACGGCAACTGACCGTGACGCCGGAAATGATCGACCGGGTGAAAGCGGAAATCGAAGCCATGAATCTGAAAACGCCACTGGCCATCGAATACCTGCGTGATGATAACATCGCTTTATACAAAAATCCTCAACCCGTTAAAACAGGTACCGCCTCCCTAAACGGTTCTACCATTACCTTAACAGGTTGGAGTAATATCGTCGCTTACGAGATTTACAATACCAGCACCAACGGAGACCGTTATCTCGACCAGATACTTCTTCCTTCCGGACAATTGAAATTAAATCTTATCAACGACAAAACCGAAGTTTATGCCATAGCAGCTGATGGTAAGCAAACCGCAGTCAGTTGGTAA
- a CDS encoding DUF4959 domain-containing protein — MKKLFIISLLACVFGFYSCSDDDTSIPTPSEIANIEAVPGAGSVTLYWDLPADTNLMYVKVTYVNPESKEHFAKLISRYNDSLVIDNLLKRYGNITYTLQTFNEKETAGTVYTVDAQSDAASKIAVLNGNSEAVNLTIDQLFTNAQESSEGALTNLLDGVVASNNFFHSSWSGGCIDKNGGYFYDPGQPHYLVIDLGKEVYGCNFAYATRNAGDVPLNFDVYGSISFDYSNWLSSDPTGATWGSINTDYSPESENAVKITSLSNMVSTATTWYTSPNFISQTPFRYLWLVHTGRAFFAISEIKATILGADIYDPETGETTAL; from the coding sequence ATGAAAAAACTGTTTATAATTTCATTACTCGCTTGTGTTTTCGGCTTCTACAGTTGTTCGGACGATGATACCTCCATCCCGACACCCTCGGAAATCGCAAACATAGAAGCAGTTCCGGGAGCGGGCTCCGTAACGCTCTACTGGGACTTACCTGCCGATACAAACTTAATGTATGTCAAGGTAACTTACGTCAATCCGGAATCAAAAGAACATTTTGCCAAACTGATAAGTCGGTATAACGATTCGTTGGTTATCGACAACCTGTTGAAAAGATACGGAAATATAACTTACACGCTGCAAACGTTCAATGAAAAAGAAACGGCAGGTACGGTTTACACGGTAGATGCACAATCCGATGCAGCATCGAAAATAGCCGTATTAAACGGAAACTCAGAAGCTGTAAACTTAACCATAGACCAATTATTTACCAATGCCCAGGAATCCAGCGAAGGAGCTTTGACAAATCTGCTCGACGGAGTTGTTGCCAGTAACAACTTTTTCCATTCTTCCTGGAGCGGCGGATGCATAGACAAAAACGGAGGTTATTTTTACGATCCGGGACAGCCGCATTATCTGGTGATTGACCTGGGTAAAGAAGTATATGGTTGTAACTTCGCCTATGCCACCCGTAATGCCGGTGACGTACCCCTGAACTTCGACGTATACGGCAGTATATCTTTCGACTACTCGAATTGGTTAAGCAGCGATCCAACCGGGGCTACCTGGGGAAGCATAAATACGGATTATTCGCCCGAATCGGAAAATGCCGTAAAAATTACAAGCTTAAGTAATATGGTATCGACGGCAACGACATGGTACACTTCTCCCAACTTTATTTCGCAAACACCTTTCCGGTACTTGTGGCTTGTCCATACCGGAAGAGCCTTTTTTGCCATATCGGAAATTAAAGCGACCATATTGGGAGCCGATATTTACGATCCGGAAACCGGGGAAACAACTGCACTGTAA
- a CDS encoding RagB/SusD family nutrient uptake outer membrane protein, protein MKSIKFIIILSVLFSFGACNYLDIMPDEVATEEDAFENSKAAERYLYSCYSYIPKLNSGVESLDFMTADEVITAFDHETFANFPKGNYTASNPVISYWDKLYLGIRQCYLLLENIDGVPRMTAENLKSYKAEAKFLIAYYHHLLMKCYGPTTLMERNYAITSSASEWPERATYDRCVEWVDSMYLEAAKDLPPLRYSTAYGRATSVAAKALRSRLRLYAASPLFNGDQRGFYANLKNSKGENLISQTYDGKKWEAAAKAAKEAIDWAEGEGYILYEDASSTSVYQKPTDHTERSLRLNFINAQNSNEVLWADTRMEGYYDLQNKSTPWYTEAEASFNGICPTLRMVEYFYTENGLPIDQDKNYDYNNRYGYKEYHITNKVDGVTMNLNVSREPRFYSWISFHNGYYEIARAEGGQMITQYRSQDNCGIQGRPNNYSPGGYLNKKGVSPAYSNTSLAIPTGYPWPVIRLAELYLNYAEALIEQPNPDLATARIYIDKVRNRAGLDKIEVSWAADKINSNGWNYNTVDGMREIVRRERTIELYLENQRFWDLRRWGIADQFLNESPKGLNVSESTDAGFFQVKTLSFARNFEIPAHFLMPIPSTEIDKVEGVIVQNPGY, encoded by the coding sequence ATGAAATCTATTAAATTCATTATCATATTATCGGTTCTGTTCTCTTTCGGCGCCTGTAATTATCTGGACATTATGCCGGATGAAGTTGCTACCGAAGAGGATGCATTCGAGAACTCCAAAGCAGCCGAACGTTATTTATATTCGTGCTACTCCTACATCCCGAAACTCAATTCCGGAGTTGAAAGTTTAGACTTTATGACGGCCGACGAAGTAATTACAGCCTTTGACCACGAAACATTTGCCAACTTTCCGAAGGGCAACTATACAGCCAGTAATCCGGTTATTTCCTATTGGGACAAACTGTATTTAGGCATTCGCCAATGTTACCTGTTATTGGAGAACATCGACGGAGTACCCCGCATGACAGCAGAAAACCTGAAATCCTACAAAGCCGAAGCTAAATTCTTGATTGCTTATTATCACCATCTGCTGATGAAATGTTACGGTCCGACCACTTTGATGGAACGGAATTATGCCATTACCTCCAGTGCCAGTGAATGGCCGGAACGTGCTACTTACGACAGATGCGTGGAATGGGTAGACAGCATGTACCTCGAAGCAGCCAAAGATCTGCCTCCCCTGCGTTACAGTACAGCCTACGGACGGGCAACCAGTGTTGCGGCTAAGGCATTACGTTCCAGACTGCGTTTGTATGCAGCATCTCCTTTATTTAACGGAGACCAGAGAGGCTTTTACGCCAATTTGAAAAACTCTAAAGGGGAAAATCTGATCAGCCAGACGTACGACGGTAAGAAATGGGAAGCAGCAGCAAAAGCGGCAAAAGAAGCCATCGATTGGGCCGAAGGAGAAGGATACATACTGTATGAAGATGCATCCAGCACCAGTGTATATCAAAAACCGACGGATCACACCGAGCGCAGTCTGCGTCTGAATTTCATCAATGCACAGAATTCCAACGAAGTATTATGGGCCGATACCCGGATGGAAGGCTATTACGATTTACAAAACAAATCAACCCCCTGGTATACAGAGGCTGAAGCCAGTTTTAACGGCATATGTCCCACATTACGGATGGTCGAATATTTCTATACCGAAAACGGACTCCCGATCGACCAGGATAAAAACTACGATTACAACAACCGTTACGGTTACAAAGAATATCATATCACGAACAAAGTAGACGGTGTAACGATGAACCTGAATGTCAGCCGGGAACCCCGATTCTATTCCTGGATTTCTTTCCACAACGGATATTATGAAATCGCCCGTGCCGAAGGGGGACAGATGATCACTCAATATCGCTCACAAGACAATTGCGGTATACAGGGACGTCCCAACAACTATTCTCCCGGTGGTTATCTGAATAAAAAAGGAGTATCTCCGGCTTACAGCAATACATCATTAGCCATTCCGACAGGTTATCCCTGGCCGGTTATCCGTTTGGCCGAGCTGTATTTGAACTATGCCGAGGCATTGATCGAACAACCCAATCCGGATCTTGCTACCGCCCGTATTTATATCGACAAAGTACGCAACCGGGCAGGTCTGGATAAAATCGAGGTATCCTGGGCTGCGGATAAAATCAACAGTAACGGTTGGAATTACAATACTGTGGACGGTATGCGTGAAATTGTACGCCGTGAACGTACCATCGAGCTATATCTGGAAAATCAACGTTTCTGGGATCTGCGCCGTTGGGGTATTGCCGACCAATTCCTGAATGAAAGTCCCAAAGGACTGAATGTTTCAGAATCGACAGATGCCGGCTTCTTCCAGGTAAAAACATTATCTTTTGCGCGTAACTTTGAAATTCCGGCTCATTTCCTGATGCCGATTCCGAGTACCGAAATCGACAAAGTAGAAGGTGTAATCGTACAGAATCCGGGATATTAA
- a CDS encoding SusC/RagA family TonB-linked outer membrane protein, whose amino-acid sequence MLFLLSGIAANAQTQKVRGIVQDSKGESIPGVSVVVKDNPTLGAATDLDGLFELDVPIDATLKISFVGMKTQEVKVGGQKFLTIVLYEDSEALEEVVVVGYGTQKKESVVGSVQTIQPSELKVPSANLSTSFAGRMAGVIAVQRSGEPGADGANFWIRGISTFGGSTTPLIVVDGVEVSTGDLNAIDPEVIESFSILKDATATALYGSRGANGVMIVTTKSGRDLDKPIINFRVETSFATPTKIPKFVSGSRYMQMYNEAVTNRNTGEVLYSDDKIAGTLEGRDSYVYPNVNWYNEMFKDLAINEKVNFNIRGGSKRLDYFMSVSVDHETGMIKDRCKDYGFSFDNNIDIWRYVFQNNLNVNVSPTTKISLKLNTQLRDYHGPNANTNDIFGIVMEANPVDFPITFPNDPTVDHIRWGGRSGGRYNSGIRNPMAMMTSGYKDNFQSTVLATLAVDQKLDFVTKGLKASAMISFKNWSSTTSYRGAGYNQYQIKNYWKNTDGTYDYDLEMVGTEQNTTLEYGWGTSGDRKWYIQGMVNYDRTFGGVHNVSGMILYNQEEYNTNAPDTFINSLPKRKQGIAGRATYAFDNRYLVEFNFGYNGSENFAKGHRFGFFPSVALGYVISEESFWNPKVISHLKLRGSYGKVGNDQTYDDAGNPVRFMYQSQVNLYGAGYATGYDGGYALSGPVYSRYGNKDITWETGYKTNIGVDIQLFGKVNLVLDVFRENREGIFMKLQTVPTFLGTGNTDIYGNLGKVNNEGLDFSIDYQHAFANGLSMQLKGTFTYAHNTVKVYNEAPYKQYPNLSRVGHSINSLRGYVADRLFIDDAEVARSPKQLISGNVRGGDIKYIDQADANGRYDNQITSNDQQFMGNPSIPEIVYGFGPSFQYKGFDFSFFFQGVAKTSFFMSGFHPFGTSDSRNVLKFVADDYWSENNQNIYAKYPRLSKQEHANNTVNSNYWLRNGNFLKLKSVEIGYTYKSMRIYASGNNLLTFSKFKHWDPEMGGGSGLKYPTQRVFNVGFQMTINNK is encoded by the coding sequence TTGCTTTTCCTCCTTTCGGGAATAGCGGCAAATGCTCAGACACAGAAAGTAAGGGGTATCGTTCAGGACTCCAAAGGAGAGTCGATCCCCGGTGTTTCGGTCGTAGTTAAAGACAATCCGACCCTCGGTGCAGCAACAGACCTGGACGGTCTTTTTGAATTGGATGTACCCATCGATGCTACCTTAAAAATTTCTTTTGTCGGAATGAAGACACAGGAAGTAAAAGTAGGCGGCCAAAAATTCTTGACCATTGTTTTGTATGAAGATTCAGAAGCATTGGAAGAAGTTGTCGTTGTCGGTTACGGTACACAGAAGAAAGAGTCGGTGGTCGGTTCTGTACAAACGATCCAGCCTTCCGAACTGAAGGTTCCTTCCGCTAATTTATCTACCAGTTTTGCCGGACGTATGGCAGGTGTAATTGCCGTACAACGTAGCGGTGAACCGGGAGCTGACGGTGCTAATTTCTGGATCCGGGGTATCTCTACATTCGGTGGCTCTACAACACCTTTGATTGTCGTAGACGGAGTTGAAGTTTCCACCGGCGACCTGAATGCCATCGATCCGGAAGTCATCGAAAGCTTTTCTATCCTGAAAGACGCTACCGCAACAGCTCTTTACGGTTCCCGAGGAGCTAACGGTGTCATGATTGTAACGACGAAATCCGGTCGTGACCTGGATAAACCGATCATTAATTTCCGTGTCGAAACTTCATTTGCAACTCCGACCAAAATTCCGAAATTCGTAAGCGGGAGCAGATACATGCAAATGTACAACGAAGCCGTAACAAACCGGAATACCGGTGAGGTGCTTTATTCCGATGATAAAATTGCCGGTACCCTGGAAGGACGTGATTCTTATGTTTATCCCAATGTCAATTGGTATAACGAAATGTTCAAAGACCTGGCAATCAATGAAAAAGTCAATTTCAACATCCGGGGCGGTAGCAAACGCCTGGACTATTTCATGAGCGTTTCAGTCGATCACGAAACCGGTATGATCAAAGACCGTTGTAAAGATTACGGTTTTTCATTCGATAATAACATCGACATCTGGCGTTACGTATTCCAAAACAACCTGAATGTAAACGTATCTCCGACAACGAAAATATCATTGAAATTAAATACTCAATTGCGCGACTATCACGGTCCGAATGCAAATACAAACGACATCTTCGGCATCGTTATGGAAGCGAATCCGGTAGATTTCCCGATTACATTCCCGAATGATCCGACGGTAGACCATATTCGCTGGGGAGGTAGAAGCGGAGGACGTTACAATTCAGGTATCCGTAACCCCATGGCGATGATGACCAGCGGCTACAAGGACAATTTCCAAAGTACCGTATTGGCAACCCTTGCTGTTGATCAAAAGTTAGACTTTGTAACCAAAGGGTTAAAAGCCAGTGCTATGATTTCCTTTAAAAACTGGTCTTCGACCACCTCCTACCGTGGAGCCGGTTATAACCAATACCAGATTAAAAACTACTGGAAAAATACAGACGGCACCTATGATTATGATCTGGAAATGGTCGGCACGGAACAGAATACGACCTTAGAATACGGCTGGGGAACCAGCGGAGATCGCAAATGGTATATTCAGGGGATGGTCAACTACGACCGGACTTTCGGAGGAGTACACAATGTTTCCGGTATGATCCTTTACAATCAGGAAGAATACAACACCAATGCACCCGATACATTTATCAACTCCCTTCCCAAAAGGAAACAAGGTATTGCGGGACGTGCTACTTATGCGTTCGACAACCGCTACCTGGTGGAATTCAACTTCGGTTACAACGGTTCCGAGAATTTTGCCAAAGGCCATCGTTTCGGTTTCTTCCCTTCGGTTGCATTGGGCTATGTAATCAGTGAAGAAAGTTTCTGGAACCCCAAAGTAATTTCTCACCTGAAATTAAGAGGTTCCTACGGTAAAGTGGGTAACGACCAAACCTATGACGATGCGGGTAACCCTGTGCGCTTTATGTATCAATCTCAGGTCAATTTATACGGTGCGGGATATGCTACCGGTTACGACGGAGGCTATGCATTATCCGGTCCGGTATACAGCCGCTACGGCAACAAAGACATCACCTGGGAAACAGGATATAAAACCAATATCGGAGTCGACATCCAATTATTCGGAAAAGTAAACCTGGTTCTCGATGTATTCCGGGAAAACCGGGAAGGTATCTTTATGAAGCTGCAAACCGTTCCGACCTTCTTGGGAACAGGAAATACGGACATTTACGGTAACCTGGGTAAAGTAAATAATGAAGGTCTTGATTTTTCTATCGACTATCAGCATGCATTTGCCAACGGTCTTTCAATGCAATTAAAAGGTACGTTCACATACGCACACAATACCGTAAAAGTATACAACGAGGCTCCCTATAAGCAATATCCGAACTTATCCAGAGTCGGACATTCGATAAACAGTCTGCGGGGATATGTTGCCGACCGTTTATTTATCGACGATGCAGAAGTTGCCCGCAGCCCGAAACAATTGATTTCTGGAAATGTACGCGGCGGTGACATCAAATACATCGACCAGGCTGATGCAAACGGAAGATATGACAACCAGATTACCAGTAACGACCAACAATTTATGGGAAATCCCTCTATTCCGGAAATTGTTTACGGTTTCGGACCTTCTTTCCAATACAAAGGATTCGATTTCTCATTTTTCTTCCAGGGAGTTGCCAAAACCTCTTTCTTTATGTCGGGCTTCCATCCGTTCGGAACTTCAGACAGCCGGAACGTGCTCAAATTCGTTGCCGACGATTACTGGAGCGAAAACAACCAGAATATCTATGCCAAATATCCGCGTTTAAGTAAACAGGAACACGCCAACAATACGGTAAACTCCAACTATTGGTTACGTAACGGTAATTTCCTTAAACTGAAAAGTGTCGAAATCGGATATACTTACAAATCAATGCGTATTTATGCCAGCGGCAACAACCTGTTGACATTTTCCAAATTTAAACATTGGGATCCTGAAATGGGAGGCGGTTCCGGATTGAAATATCCGACACAACGGGTGTTCAACGTCGGTTTCCAGATGACTATTAATAACAAATAA
- a CDS encoding RagB/SusD family nutrient uptake outer membrane protein, with product MNKMKLNIKSLLLSALLSTTIAGCVDLDVNPPAAIGPDAFWRTEKDAWYGLNACYAWMPGCDVFQDAYADNAFNHHGHESNGQNIQTAAMNPSNDMGYGYTDVRAFNVFINNVDNCDMPADLKRRMKAEARFLRANSYVSMNLFFGKASIITDVMAYDAPNIRRNSEEEVRKFVMEELDSIIKILPPSYSGGYLNEKGRITKWAALALKARAALYWKDYPTAEAAAYEIIRDGGFSLFKVSSLTEAQQKEAAELEQYIDFAAMGIDKDAFIKGVFSYEGIWHTENASPDNPEYILTRQYMSGNPDYGDFLRYTQLRPDQMKGGWASVEPIQSLVDAYWDATGKIKPTPLTPQERASRFEDILDIRNGYESASAFVEAKIGEFKNYSYNQEFRNRDSRLYASILFPFKGWYETDMGTDFVYEWAHSNNDPKGGYIFRKMMPLASNTMIWGSNYVGEGDYPVYRYAEILLIFAEARVHNTGWDAQVEAALNEIRDRCGMPHVVAHAGEDALEFIRNERRIELAGEGHRYFDIRRYGKEYARKCMSMTMNSIDNNYHFEMSWDDKLMLMPIPQTAIDLNPLLKDDQNPGYY from the coding sequence ATGAATAAGATGAAATTAAATATAAAAAGCTTGCTTTTAAGTGCCTTATTGAGTACAACAATAGCAGGATGTGTGGACTTGGATGTAAATCCACCCGCCGCAATCGGACCTGATGCGTTCTGGAGAACGGAAAAAGACGCTTGGTATGGATTGAATGCTTGTTATGCCTGGATGCCGGGTTGCGATGTCTTTCAGGATGCTTATGCCGATAATGCTTTTAATCACCACGGGCATGAAAGTAACGGTCAGAATATTCAAACAGCAGCGATGAACCCATCGAATGATATGGGATATGGCTATACGGATGTCCGTGCTTTCAATGTGTTTATCAACAACGTAGACAATTGTGATATGCCGGCTGATTTGAAAAGACGGATGAAAGCAGAAGCCCGCTTTTTAAGAGCAAATTCCTACGTAAGCATGAATCTGTTTTTTGGGAAAGCCTCTATCATTACCGATGTAATGGCTTATGATGCACCTAACATCAGGCGCAATAGTGAGGAAGAAGTCCGGAAATTTGTGATGGAAGAATTAGATTCAATTATTAAAATTCTGCCCCCAAGTTATTCCGGAGGTTATTTAAATGAAAAAGGACGGATTACCAAATGGGCAGCTTTGGCCTTAAAAGCAAGGGCTGCGCTGTATTGGAAAGATTATCCGACAGCAGAAGCTGCTGCCTATGAGATTATAAGAGACGGTGGTTTTTCTCTGTTTAAAGTGTCTTCTTTGACAGAAGCACAACAAAAAGAAGCGGCAGAATTAGAACAATACATCGACTTTGCAGCAATGGGTATTGATAAAGATGCTTTTATAAAAGGGGTTTTCAGCTATGAAGGAATATGGCATACTGAAAATGCATCTCCGGATAATCCTGAATATATCCTGACTCGTCAGTACATGAGTGGGAATCCGGACTACGGTGATTTTTTAAGATATACCCAATTACGTCCCGATCAAATGAAAGGCGGTTGGGCTTCAGTAGAACCAATCCAAAGCCTGGTCGATGCTTATTGGGATGCAACGGGAAAAATCAAACCGACTCCTTTGACTCCGCAGGAAAGAGCATCACGTTTCGAAGACATCCTCGACATACGCAATGGGTACGAATCAGCTTCAGCTTTTGTAGAGGCTAAAATCGGAGAATTTAAAAATTATTCGTACAATCAGGAGTTCAGAAACCGGGATAGTCGTTTATATGCCTCGATTCTTTTCCCTTTCAAAGGGTGGTATGAAACAGATATGGGGACAGACTTCGTGTATGAATGGGCTCATAGCAATAATGACCCAAAAGGCGGATATATTTTTAGAAAAATGATGCCGTTAGCTTCAAATACGATGATTTGGGGAAGTAACTATGTCGGAGAAGGTGACTATCCGGTGTATCGCTACGCTGAAATCCTTTTGATTTTTGCAGAAGCCCGTGTACATAATACCGGTTGGGATGCTCAGGTAGAAGCAGCATTGAATGAAATCCGCGATCGTTGCGGCATGCCTCATGTCGTAGCTCATGCCGGAGAAGATGCGCTCGAATTTATACGAAATGAAAGACGGATCGAACTGGCCGGAGAAGGACATCGTTATTTCGATATTCGGCGTTATGGTAAAGAGTATGCCCGAAAATGTATGTCAATGACCATGAATTCGATCGACAATAATTATCACTTTGAAATGAGCTGGGACGACAAGTTAATGTTAATGCCTATTCCCCAAACGGCAATAGACCTGAATCCCTTATTAAAGGACGATCAAAATCCAGGATATTATTAA